The genomic interval GACCAGGTCGCCGCCGGTTGTGGGTTGGGCAGCGGGGCGACGTTGCGGCGGCACTTCAACCGGGTGCTGGGGGTGCCGCCGGAGGCGTATCGGCGGACGTTCAGGGAGGGTCTGCGGCCTTGAGGCCCCGCCTGTTGAAGAATGGGCCCATGAGCATCGTCAAGATCAACGTACTCACCGTCCCCGAGGAGCAGCGCGAGACGCTGGAGAAGCGGTTCGCGAACCGCGCCGGGACGGTGGACGGCTCGGACGGCTTCGAGTGGTTCGAGCTGCTCCGACCCGTCGAGGGCACCGACACCTACCTCGTCTACACGCGCTGGCGCGCCGAGGAGGACTTCCAGAACTGGATGTCGGGGATGGGGCAGGCCGCCCACCGGGGCGCACCCCAGGAGGGCGGCGCGCAAGGTTCCCCGCAGGGTGAGCGGCCGAGGCCCGCCGCGACGGACTCGACGCTGTGGACGTTCGAGGTGGTGCAGCAGGCGGGGCCCAAGGAGGGCTGAGCAGCCCTCTGCCCGACGGCCGGTTCCCAACTGCCGGTTCCCGACTGCCTCTTCCTGACGGTCAGTTCCTGACCGTCAGGTACAACCACCCTCCCCACGTGCTCACGTTGGTCGTGTCCTTCGCGCTCGCCACATACTCGGTCCGCACCCGGAACTTCTGGCCGACCGCGTTCGTGAGGCTCAGGTGGGTCGTCCCGACGCTGCCCGGGGCCATGGCGAAGCAGCTGGACGTGGTGAGCGTGTGCCAGGCCTTGTTGTAGTACTCCTGGGCCTGGAACCGCATGCACTGCCCGGACTTGTCCGGCGACACCGTGCCGGACACCTGCGGCTTCACGGTGTGGTGGTAGACGCGGTAGGTGACCGTGCCGTACTTGGTGCTGGTGTAGTAGCCGCCCAGCTTCTCGGCGATCCCCACCTGGTCGTGGACGGCGCGGGTGGCCGTCGCCGGGGCGTAGCGGTGGTCGCCCGCGAAGGACGCCGTGAACGTCGTGTCGTGGGTGAGCTTGTACGTCGCCTTCAGGTTGCCCTTGCTGTCCACGGCCGCGGTCTTCACCAGCGTCTTCCTGCCGCCCGCGGGCGTCGCGTAGATCGACACCGTACGGCTGTCGTACGTCGTGCCGAGGTGGGCGGTGACGGTGGCCGTCGCGCCGTAGGTGTACGTCGACTCGTTGCTGGTGACGGACACGGCCGTCGCGGCGCGGGACACCTGGACGGTCGCCGAGGCCGTGGCCGCCTGGTGGGCGGCGTCGCCCGGGTAGTCGACTCTGTAGGTGTCGGCGCCGCCGATCGCCGGGGTGTCCTTGACGGTGATCTTCCCGTCCGTACCCACAGGAACCGTCCAGGTGGCGGGAGTTGAGGTGTGGGCCAGGTCCGTGCGGGACACGGTGACCGTCTCGCCTGCGGGGTACGGGGCGTCGCCCAGGGTCCCGCCGAACGTCAGGGCGGCGCCGCGCGTGGCGGTCGTCGGGGGCTTGAGGGTGAGGGTCGGGGTGTACGGCGAGACCATCAGGGACGGCTCGTCGGCCGAGGGCTGGTACATGGCGTCGCCGGCGAAGGAGACCCGGTAGGTGAACCGTCCTGTGGTGTCCGGGGCGTCACTGACCGTGTACTCCGACGTGACCGGATCGACTGCCACGGAGGGGAGTTGGACCGTCTCGTGGGTGTCCTCGTTCGTCCGGGACACCTGGAGGGTCGTGCCCTGGGGGAAGGTGCGGAAGTCCACCGAACTCAGGGTGCCGGTGAAGACCACCGCGTGGGGCTCGGCCGAACTGATCGCCGGGTAGCCGACGGTGGTCGGCAGCCGCCCCACCCCCACGTTCAGCGAGGTCGTCGCGGGCCGGTGCGCCGCGTCCCCGGCGTACGACACCCGGTAGGTGTACGTGCCCTCGTCGGGCCGGGTGTCGGTGATCGGGAACGTGCCGTCCGCGCCGACCGTCGCATCGGGCAACTCCGTGCCGTCTCGGGTGACTTGGAGCTTCGCTCCGGCCGGGACGAAGCCCTTGGTGGTGAGTGAGCCGTCGAGCGTGAACGGGCGGGTGGGGACCGCGTATCCCGGGAGGTCCAGGGCCAGTCGGGTGTCGGTGAGCTTGGGCGCGCTCAGCACGTTGAGGGTGTAGGCGCCCGAGGAGTCCTGCGTGACGCCGTAGAGGGTCCCGCCGTCGCCTCCCCACTTCAGGCCGTCGGGGGCCAGGGTCCCGGCGGGCAACTTGACGTAGTTCTCGGCGAGTTGGGAGCCCGCGTAGAGGTACACACCGGGTGCCGAGCCCTGGGTGCTGCCGACGGCGATCGTGCCGTCGGTGTCGAGGGTGAGCGAGTTGGGCCCGGAGGGGGTTCCGCCGACGTAGTACACGTCGGGGTCGGCCGTCGCCATGTCCGCCGTGCGGTAGGCCCGCAGGACGTTGTCGCCGGCCGTGGCGAGCAGCACCTTCCTGCCGTCGCCGGTGACCTGGAACCCGGTGGTCGGACCGCCGGAGACCCCCAGGTGGGTCAGGGCGGTCGCCGTGCCGGAGGAGACGTCGAAGGTGGCCACGTCGGTCGTGCTCGGGCTCATCTCCTCGGCCGCGAGCACACCACCACCCGTCGCGAGCTGCGGTGCGGCAGGCCAATTGGCCAGCACCGACTGGGGTGTCGCGACCGGCTCGGCGGCGGCCGGGTCCACGGACCCGACGGCTCCCCTGCCATTCACCGTCCCGCCGTACCAGACCTTCCCACCCGCCACCGCGACGGAGACGGGTCCGCTGCCGGTCCCGGTCGCGTAGCGCGCGGACTCGGTCAGCGTCGCCGTGTCGATCGCGGCGACCGCGTCACCGTCGGCGAGGGCCGCGTACAACGTGCCGCCGTCCGGGGACAACGCCAGCCCCGTGGCGCCCTGTTCGCCGGTGAGGGTGGTGACGGGGTTGCCCGCCAGGTCCGTCACCACGATGCCGGTCGTACCGGCGCCCTGGCTGAAG from Streptomyces sp. NBC_01288 carries:
- a CDS encoding antibiotic biosynthesis monooxygenase family protein, encoding MSIVKINVLTVPEEQRETLEKRFANRAGTVDGSDGFEWFELLRPVEGTDTYLVYTRWRAEEDFQNWMSGMGQAAHRGAPQEGGAQGSPQGERPRPAATDSTLWTFEVVQQAGPKEG